In Mixophyes fleayi isolate aMixFle1 chromosome 11, aMixFle1.hap1, whole genome shotgun sequence, one DNA window encodes the following:
- the SCN2B gene encoding sodium channel regulatory subunit beta-2 isoform X1 — MGRRERPTPPGLSLVTLALSLLVCASGMEITVPAVIYALNGSDIRLPCNFNSCYRMDNKQFSMNWTYRGCDNCTEEMFIQYDKKIINQRLERFQNRVEFTGNPNKNDLAVTIHDVQLQDGGEYLCHVLNPPDRHRGTGKIRLEVLTEVPPERDSTVAVLVGASVGGFLAIIILFLVILKCVRRKKMQNLNSEDQKTEEEVKTDGEGNTEGELKATIPEVL, encoded by the exons ATGGGCAGGAGAGAGCGCCCAACACCCCCTGGGCTAAGCTTGGTAACACTGGCACTCAGCCTCCTGG TTTGTGCATCCGGGATGGAGATCACTGTGCCTGCAGTGATTTATGCTTTGAATGGATCCGACATACGACTGCCTTGCAACTTCAACTCATGTTACAGGATGGACAACAAACAGTTCTCTATGAACTGGACATATCGGGGCTGTGACAACTGTACTGAAGAGATG TTCATTCAATATGATAAGAAGATTATCAACCAGCGTCTTGAGCGTTTTCAAAACCGAGTTGAATTTACAGGAAACCCCAACAAAAATGATTTGGCTGTGACAATCCATGATGTACAATTGCAAGATGGTGGAGAGTATCTTTGCCATGTGTTGAATCCCCCAGACCGACACAGGGGCACAGGGAAAATTCGTTTGGAGGTCCTTACAGAGG TTCCTCCAGAGAGAGATTCCACGGTTGCAGTTTTGGTTGGAGCGTCAGTTGGAGGTTTTTTGGCTATTATCATTCTTTTCCTGGTCATCCTAAAGTGtgtcagaagaaaaaaaatgcaaaatcttaACTCGGAGGATCAGAAAACAGAGGAAGAAGTGAAGACTGATGGGGAGGGGAACACCGAAGGAGAATTGAAA
- the SCN2B gene encoding sodium channel regulatory subunit beta-2 isoform X2, translating to MGRRERPTPPGLSLVTLALSLLVCASGMEITVPAVIYALNGSDIRLPCNFNSCYRMDNKQFSMNWTYRGCDNCTEEMFIQYDKKIINQRLERFQNRVEFTGNPNKNDLAVTIHDVQLQDGGEYLCHVLNPPDRHRGTGKIRLEVLTEVPPERDSTVAVLVGASVGGFLAIIILFLVILKCVRRKKMQNLNSEDQKTEEEVKTDGEGNTEGELKVCEQ from the exons ATGGGCAGGAGAGAGCGCCCAACACCCCCTGGGCTAAGCTTGGTAACACTGGCACTCAGCCTCCTGG TTTGTGCATCCGGGATGGAGATCACTGTGCCTGCAGTGATTTATGCTTTGAATGGATCCGACATACGACTGCCTTGCAACTTCAACTCATGTTACAGGATGGACAACAAACAGTTCTCTATGAACTGGACATATCGGGGCTGTGACAACTGTACTGAAGAGATG TTCATTCAATATGATAAGAAGATTATCAACCAGCGTCTTGAGCGTTTTCAAAACCGAGTTGAATTTACAGGAAACCCCAACAAAAATGATTTGGCTGTGACAATCCATGATGTACAATTGCAAGATGGTGGAGAGTATCTTTGCCATGTGTTGAATCCCCCAGACCGACACAGGGGCACAGGGAAAATTCGTTTGGAGGTCCTTACAGAGG TTCCTCCAGAGAGAGATTCCACGGTTGCAGTTTTGGTTGGAGCGTCAGTTGGAGGTTTTTTGGCTATTATCATTCTTTTCCTGGTCATCCTAAAGTGtgtcagaagaaaaaaaatgcaaaatcttaACTCGGAGGATCAGAAAACAGAGGAAGAAGTGAAGACTGATGGGGAGGGGAACACCGAAGGAGAATTGAAAGTATGTGAACAATGA